A stretch of DNA from Microbacterium sp. LWS13-1.2:
AGGGCGGTCGCGGCATCCACTCCGTCCCGCTCCTGGATCTCGTTCAGCCACACCCGTGCGCCGACGCCGAAGCGCATGACGGCCTCCGCGAGGGTCTGCGCGAGGCCGCCCGACGACAGGTCGTGCGCCGACGACACGAGCGACTGCTGACCGGCCGCGTGCAGCAGCTCGGCGAGCTTCTTCTCCTGGCCGATGTCCACCGCCGGCGGGCGACCGCCGAGGTGGTCGTGGATCGTGCCGGCCCACTGCGAGCCCGAGAGCTCGGTCGAGGTGACGCCGAGGAGGTAGATGTTCTCGCCCGCGTCCTGCCACCCCGACGGGATGCGGCGCGCGACATCGTCGATGATCCCGAGCACGCCCACCACGGGCGTCGGGAAGATCGGCTGGTCGCCGGTCTGGTTGTAGAACGAGACGTTGCCGCCGGTGACGGGGACGCCGAGCTCGAGGCATCCGTCCGACAGACCGTCCACGGTCTGCGAGAACTGCCACATGACCTCGGGGTTCTCGGGCGAGCCGAAGTTGAGGCAATCGGTCACCGCCGTCGGCACGGCGCCGCTGACGGCGACGTTGCGATACGCCTCGGCGAGGGCGAGCTTCGCGCCCTGGTACGGGTCGAGCTGGCAGTAGCGGCCGTTGCAGTCGGTGGCGATCGCGAAGCCGAGGCCCGAGTGCTCGTCGACGCGGATCATGCCGGCGTCGTCGGGGAACGACAGCGCCGTGTTGCCCATGACGTAATAGTCGTACTGGTTCGTCACCCACGACGTGTCGGCGAGGTTGGGGCTCGCCACGAGGCGCGTGAACTGCTCGCGGAGCGTCTCGGCGTCGGTGGGGCGGGGGAGAGCGGATGCCGAGTCGTCGCGCAGCGCATCGATCCACGTCGGGTACGCCACCGGGCGCTCGTACACGGGGCCGTCGACGGCGACCGTAGACGGGTCGACGTTCACGATCTCCTCGCCGTGCCAGAAGATCCGCAGGCGTCCGTCGCCGGTCACCTCGCCGAGCACCGAAGTTTCAACGTCCCACTTGCCGACGACCTCGAGGAAGGCGTCGAGCTTCTCGGGCGCGACGATCGCCATCATGCGCTCCTGGCTCTCGCTCATGAGGATCTCCTCCGGCGTGAGCGAGGGGTCGCGCAGCAGCACGTTCTCGAGGTCGACGCGCATGCCCGAGCCGCCGTTCGCGGCGAGCTCCGACGTGGCGCACGAGATGCCGGCCGCGCCGAGGTCCTGGATGGCCTCGACCAGCTCGTCGCGGTAGAGCTCGAGGCAGCACTCGATGAGCACCTTCTCGGCGAACGGGTCGCCGACCTGCACCGCGGGGCGCTTGGTCGGGCCGCCGTCGGCGAACGTGTCGGAGGCGAGGATGGATGCCCCGCCGATGCCGTCGCCGCCGGTGCGGGCGCCGAAGAGGACGACCTTGTTGCCGGCGCCGGTGGCGTTGGCGAGCTTGAGGTCCTCGTGGCGCAGCACGCCGACCGCCAGCGCGTTGACGAGCGGGTTGCCCTGGTAGACCGCATCGAACACGGTCTCGCCGCCGATGTTCGGCAGGCCCAGGCAGTTGCCGTAGAACGAGATGCCGCTCACGACCCCGTGCACCACGCGCGCGGTGTCGGGGTTGTCGATGGCGCCGAAGC
This window harbors:
- the purL gene encoding phosphoribosylformylglycinamidine synthase subunit PurL — translated: MTTPSSTAVADTVENATATPEKEQPYAALGLKPDEYDRIREILGRRPTSGELAMYSVMWSEHCSYKSSKIYLRKFGEKVSDEMKTRLMVGMGQNAGVVDIGEGWAVTFKVESHNHPSYIEPFQGAATGVGGIVRDIISMGARPVAVMDQLRFGAIDNPDTARVVHGVVSGISFYGNCLGLPNIGGETVFDAVYQGNPLVNALAVGVLRHEDLKLANATGAGNKVVLFGARTGGDGIGGASILASDTFADGGPTKRPAVQVGDPFAEKVLIECCLELYRDELVEAIQDLGAAGISCATSELAANGGSGMRVDLENVLLRDPSLTPEEILMSESQERMMAIVAPEKLDAFLEVVGKWDVETSVLGEVTGDGRLRIFWHGEEIVNVDPSTVAVDGPVYERPVAYPTWIDALRDDSASALPRPTDAETLREQFTRLVASPNLADTSWVTNQYDYYVMGNTALSFPDDAGMIRVDEHSGLGFAIATDCNGRYCQLDPYQGAKLALAEAYRNVAVSGAVPTAVTDCLNFGSPENPEVMWQFSQTVDGLSDGCLELGVPVTGGNVSFYNQTGDQPIFPTPVVGVLGIIDDVARRIPSGWQDAGENIYLLGVTSTELSGSQWAGTIHDHLGGRPPAVDIGQEKKLAELLHAAGQQSLVSSAHDLSSGGLAQTLAEAVMRFGVGARVWLNEIQERDGVDAATALFSESTGRVIVTVPREDDVKFRGLCEGRGYPVLRIGVTDSAADGDEPALEVQGLFTVPLAELRGLSTSTLPDAFGPIVTEHTA